In a single window of the Arthrobacter sp. StoSoilA2 genome:
- a CDS encoding LysR family transcriptional regulator: MTLTQLKAFLAAYDLGSFTAAANLLDTSQASVSELIARLEQEVGLSLFTRGGRRLQPTNAAVELREHAQQAVTSFDNGIQALRSISSLDGGVCTFGVLRNAGYYDLSDLVQRFHKRYPAVKVRLVGLNSALVAESVLNGEIEAGLVVLPVPDRGLVVKPLFRDEVVYASTTRSPRLGPMTIEEFAESKVVLYDAYAGWSDPTRKQIQERAQLRGLKIVPDIEVEHVETALSLVSTGAAGTIVCRTIAEGPGFPKNIKTVPFAEPLYDTLALVQRESSYLSPATRKIAQLAEGTLMAKVRPEQRIPTAH; this comes from the coding sequence GTGACTCTTACCCAGCTCAAAGCCTTTTTAGCCGCCTACGACCTCGGATCATTCACGGCCGCGGCAAACCTTCTCGATACCAGCCAGGCGTCTGTTTCCGAACTCATCGCCCGGTTGGAACAGGAAGTAGGACTTAGCCTATTCACGCGTGGAGGCAGGCGCCTGCAACCCACCAACGCAGCGGTCGAATTACGCGAGCACGCGCAGCAAGCCGTGACATCCTTCGATAACGGAATTCAGGCACTTCGTTCCATCTCCTCCCTGGACGGCGGGGTTTGTACCTTCGGGGTGCTGCGCAACGCCGGATACTATGACCTTTCGGATCTGGTTCAGCGGTTCCACAAGCGCTACCCTGCGGTAAAGGTCCGCTTGGTTGGTTTGAATTCCGCCCTCGTTGCAGAGTCCGTGCTGAACGGGGAAATCGAGGCCGGCCTGGTCGTTCTACCCGTCCCGGACCGCGGCCTGGTGGTCAAGCCGCTGTTCCGGGATGAGGTGGTTTATGCATCAACGACGCGCAGTCCGCGTCTGGGACCGATGACGATCGAGGAATTCGCCGAGTCCAAGGTCGTTCTCTATGACGCATACGCGGGCTGGAGCGACCCTACGCGGAAGCAGATTCAAGAGCGGGCGCAGTTGAGGGGGCTGAAGATTGTGCCTGATATCGAAGTCGAGCACGTTGAGACAGCGCTCAGCCTCGTCTCCACAGGAGCTGCGGGGACGATAGTTTGCAGAACCATAGCTGAGGGCCCTGGCTTTCCGAAGAACATCAAAACGGTTCCTTTTGCCGAGCCCCTCTACGACACGCTTGCTCTTGTGCAACGCGAATCGTCGTATCTTTCTCCGGCTACTCGGAAAATCGCACAACTGGCGGAAGGCACTCTCATGGCGAAAGTCCGCCCGGAACAGAGGATCCCGACCGCGCACTAA
- the hisD gene encoding histidinol dehydrogenase, whose amino-acid sequence MQINEADKAFINGHFEVIKAPEVGGVPAQRLPAVIETVSTMLTDIEKNGIDAVIKYSQKLDGWAGNDIEISQAQLAKTGDELTPELREALAAGAERTRLFAVEQREHLTDFETEILPGVFAGQRYTPVPRVGAYLPAGQFPILASAFMTVGVAKAAGVPTVIACTPPTSPTGGHPAVLHAAYLSGVDRAFAVGGVQALAAMAFGLLGEQPADILVGAGNAYVTEAKRQLFGRVGIDLLAGPSEVAVIADETADPELVAADLLGQAEHGVLSPASLVTTNRTFGEEVIRHIEKQLETLATRNIAGPAWRDYGTVYVAEDRETAAEIMDMLAPEHLEIQTSDDAWYHDNLKNYGSIFLGPWSTVAYSDKGIAGTNHVLPTGRGAKSSAGLSVSRFLKPLTFQRVEKEATPRLANYVATISAFEGMEAHRATATLRLDRFNR is encoded by the coding sequence ATGCAAATCAACGAAGCCGACAAGGCATTCATCAACGGACACTTCGAAGTCATCAAGGCACCCGAGGTCGGAGGCGTTCCGGCACAGCGGCTTCCGGCTGTGATCGAAACAGTCTCCACGATGTTGACTGACATCGAAAAGAACGGCATCGACGCCGTCATAAAGTACTCACAGAAACTCGATGGCTGGGCTGGGAACGACATCGAAATCAGCCAAGCCCAGCTCGCCAAGACCGGGGATGAACTCACCCCCGAACTGCGCGAAGCTCTTGCCGCAGGCGCTGAGAGGACCCGTCTCTTCGCGGTCGAACAGCGCGAACACCTGACAGACTTCGAAACGGAGATTCTTCCCGGCGTCTTTGCCGGCCAGCGCTACACCCCCGTCCCCCGGGTAGGCGCCTACTTGCCCGCGGGCCAGTTCCCCATCCTCGCCAGCGCCTTCATGACGGTCGGCGTGGCCAAGGCCGCGGGTGTACCGACCGTGATCGCCTGCACGCCCCCAACGAGCCCCACAGGTGGACACCCGGCCGTCCTTCACGCCGCATACCTCTCCGGTGTAGACCGCGCCTTCGCTGTCGGCGGTGTCCAGGCGTTGGCCGCAATGGCTTTCGGCCTTCTCGGTGAGCAGCCCGCAGACATCCTCGTGGGCGCTGGCAACGCCTATGTTACCGAGGCCAAGAGGCAGCTCTTCGGTCGCGTCGGCATTGACCTTCTTGCCGGTCCTTCTGAAGTGGCCGTCATCGCCGACGAGACCGCAGATCCCGAACTGGTCGCAGCTGACCTCTTGGGCCAAGCCGAGCATGGTGTCCTCTCGCCCGCTTCGCTCGTCACCACCAACCGCACATTCGGCGAAGAAGTTATCCGGCACATCGAAAAGCAGCTCGAAACCCTGGCCACGCGGAACATCGCCGGACCGGCTTGGCGTGATTACGGCACCGTGTACGTAGCGGAAGACCGAGAGACCGCTGCCGAAATCATGGACATGTTGGCACCAGAGCACTTGGAAATTCAGACCTCCGATGACGCGTGGTACCACGACAATCTGAAGAACTACGGCTCCATCTTCCTGGGCCCCTGGTCGACTGTGGCCTACTCCGACAAGGGTATTGCCGGTACCAACCACGTCCTCCCGACCGGTCGCGGCGCCAAGTCTTCTGCTGGACTTTCCGTCTCCCGGTTCCTCAAGCCGCTGACCTTCCAGCGCGTCGAAAAGGAAGCAACTCCCCGCCTGGCGAACTACGTGGCCACCATCTCCGCATTCGAAGGCATGGAAGCGCACCGCGCCACAGCCACCCTGCGTCTGGACCGTTTCAACCGCTAG